The following are from one region of the Capsicum annuum cultivar UCD-10X-F1 chromosome 1, UCD10Xv1.1, whole genome shotgun sequence genome:
- the LOC124896766 gene encoding troponin T, skeletal muscle-like, translated as MQEDVVEDEVEMDEEEEEEDDYEVEEEENEYEVEEEEEYEVEEEEENEYEEDEDEDEEEEAEEVATATDDNSCERSHFECTIGKYCLFRST; from the coding sequence atgcaagaAGACGTGGTCGAGGATGAGGTGGAGATGGAcgaggaggaagaagaggaggacgATTACGAGGTGGAAGAGGAGGAGAACGAGTACGAggtggaggaggaggaggagtaCGAGGtggaagaagaggaggagaaCGAGTACGAGGAGGATGAGGATGAGGACGAGGAGGAGGAAGCAGAAGAAGTTGCTACCGCTACCGATGACAATTCTTGTGAAAGATCTCATTTTGAATGCACTATTGGAAAATATTGCCTTTTCAGAAGCACCTAG